From a single Nitrospiria bacterium genomic region:
- a CDS encoding c-type cytochrome — protein sequence MKYGLASLVLLALLISGSYIVYAGTEADPCKTRVPADQLAAAKAEKNAYVGDAAAVAEGKSIFEGKGTCFTCHGLGGKGDGDAGKALDPTPRNFTNAKFHACKTDGEMLYVIRNGSPGTAMIPAVQTGILTDDEAKKVQAYERTFSGK from the coding sequence ATGAAGTACGGGTTGGCAAGTTTGGTGTTGTTGGCTCTTTTGATTTCCGGTTCTTATATCGTCTATGCGGGAACCGAAGCGGATCCCTGCAAGACCCGCGTGCCTGCGGACCAATTGGCCGCGGCCAAGGCCGAAAAGAATGCTTATGTGGGCGATGCGGCCGCGGTGGCCGAGGGTAAATCGATCTTCGAAGGAAAAGGCACCTGCTTCACCTGTCACGGACTCGGCGGCAAGGGCGACGGCGATGCCGGGAAGGCCCTGGATCCGACTCCCAGGAATTTCACCAATGCCAAGTTTCATGCGTGTAAGACGGATGGAGAAATGCTTTACGTCATCCGAAACGGAAGCCCGGGCACGGCCATGATTCCGGCGGTGCAGACCGGCATTCTGACGGACGACGAGGCCAAGAAGGTGCAGGCCTACGAAAGGACGTTCAGCGGGAAATAA
- a CDS encoding formylglycine-generating enzyme family protein, whose product MNTPWMKWTTGTAIVVAGLLSLPWNGRGQNAGPMDPSLFPNGTCKNCHTSAGPPKADYSKPECAECHSVPEEGRPSPAADPPAPRGGHGKPGQDVSPITNTMIKIPAGVFILGDNGRPASEGAGDPDEMPAHTFYLDTYLIDKYEVTNAQYKAFVDATSHRAPKHWQPSRAGEGSSMTYPPEKANHPVVYVDWFDANAYCHWAGQRLPTEEEWEKAARGTDGRDFPWGNTFDAKRANTPQYWLAQNKDGDTMPVGSFENGKSPYGLYDMAGNVYEWTANWYKAYPRNPEPNAHYGEKNKIVRGGSWYDCLSYGCGLSSPSYNRSRFDPEIRNKGFGFRCAKSS is encoded by the coding sequence ATGAACACCCCTTGGATGAAATGGACGACCGGCACGGCGATCGTCGTGGCCGGGTTGCTCTCCCTCCCGTGGAACGGCCGCGGCCAAAACGCCGGGCCGATGGATCCTTCCCTGTTTCCAAACGGCACCTGCAAAAATTGCCACACTTCGGCGGGCCCGCCCAAGGCCGACTACTCCAAGCCCGAATGCGCCGAGTGCCATTCCGTTCCGGAGGAAGGCCGGCCCAGTCCGGCGGCCGACCCGCCCGCCCCCCGCGGCGGGCACGGCAAGCCGGGGCAGGACGTTTCCCCGATCACGAACACGATGATCAAGATCCCGGCCGGAGTCTTCATCCTCGGCGACAACGGCAGGCCGGCGTCCGAAGGCGCCGGCGACCCGGATGAAATGCCGGCGCACACGTTCTATCTCGACACGTACCTGATCGACAAGTATGAAGTGACCAACGCGCAGTATAAAGCGTTCGTGGATGCGACGAGCCACCGGGCTCCGAAACACTGGCAGCCGTCCCGCGCCGGCGAGGGATCGAGCATGACTTATCCTCCCGAGAAGGCGAATCATCCGGTCGTCTACGTGGATTGGTTCGACGCCAACGCCTATTGCCACTGGGCCGGCCAGCGTCTTCCGACGGAGGAAGAATGGGAGAAGGCCGCGCGGGGGACCGACGGACGCGATTTCCCCTGGGGGAACACCTTCGACGCCAAAAGGGCCAACACGCCCCAGTACTGGCTGGCCCAAAACAAAGACGGCGACACGATGCCCGTCGGCAGTTTCGAAAACGGGAAGAGCCCCTACGGACTGTATGACATGGCCGGGAATGTCTACGAATGGACGGCCAACTGGTACAAAGCCTATCCTCGGAATCCGGAACCCAATGCGCATTACGGGGAGAAGAACAAGATCGTGCGGGGCGGGTCCTGGTACGACTGTCTATCCTACGGCTGCGGACTGAGCTCTCCCAGCTATAACCGGTCCCGTTTCGACCCGGAAATTCGGAACAAAGGGTTCGGATTCCGATGCGCCAAATCGTCGTAG
- a CDS encoding chorismate lyase has translation MSSPIRWIPADGVFKSDAPVTMDPVLRILLMSDGSTTTLLQALWLTPVEVHVIRQREISLDASPAEFLTVEPGTKALAREAWLSTKGQRRVYASSMMLLDALPRALLKGVSDGRKPLGLLFSEAGLPIVRDGLQVASFSDPAGRPFWMRRYRMSLGHRSGPRPLAAILEQFIGVPLYP, from the coding sequence ATGTCCTCGCCGATCCGCTGGATCCCGGCGGACGGGGTCTTTAAAAGCGACGCTCCCGTTACGATGGATCCCGTCCTGCGCATCCTGCTGATGTCCGACGGCAGCACCACGACTCTGCTCCAGGCCCTGTGGCTGACCCCGGTCGAGGTCCATGTGATCCGCCAAAGGGAAATTTCCCTGGACGCGTCCCCGGCCGAGTTTCTGACGGTCGAGCCGGGGACGAAGGCCCTGGCCCGCGAGGCGTGGCTGTCGACGAAAGGTCAACGACGGGTGTACGCTTCTTCGATGATGCTGCTGGATGCTCTTCCCCGCGCGCTGCTCAAAGGCGTATCGGACGGGCGAAAACCGCTGGGACTTCTGTTTTCCGAGGCGGGGCTCCCGATCGTGCGGGATGGTCTGCAGGTCGCGTCCTTTTCCGACCCCGCCGGGAGGCCGTTCTGGATGCGCCGATATCGAATGAGCCTCGGACACAGATCGGGCCCCAGGCCCCTCGCCGCGATTTTGGAGCAGTTCATCGGTGTTCCGCTTTATCCTTGA
- the ubiA gene encoding 4-hydroxybenzoate octaprenyltransferase produces the protein MPSAVKDKLGAASDLIRFTKPYGTLLLLMPTLWSLVVAARGTPPLKLLLIFIAGTFLMRSAGCVINDIADRKFDGRVERTRTRPLPSGRLTVAEAAVIFGLLLAGSLILVSRLNRSAQLLSLIGVGLAVFYPFSKRITSLPQMVMGVAFGWGSIMAWAAVRDSLEPPMMMIFLANLFWAAAYDTIYALMDREDDLKIGVKSSAILFDRHVGLAVGILFGLSSFFFVLLGLTAHLGPVYYASIAMVTGWFTIQARTIRRPLNPQIAFSLFKSNVSVGLLVLLGLFLDYHL, from the coding sequence ATGCCTTCCGCCGTCAAAGATAAACTTGGGGCCGCGTCGGACCTCATCCGTTTCACGAAGCCTTACGGGACGCTTCTCCTGTTGATGCCGACCCTCTGGTCGCTCGTGGTCGCGGCGCGGGGAACGCCCCCGCTCAAGCTTCTTCTGATCTTCATCGCCGGCACGTTTCTGATGCGAAGCGCCGGCTGCGTCATCAACGATATCGCCGACCGGAAATTCGACGGCCGAGTGGAACGGACCCGGACCCGTCCGCTTCCCTCCGGCCGTTTGACGGTGGCCGAGGCGGCCGTGATCTTCGGCCTGTTGCTGGCGGGCTCGCTGATCCTGGTTTCCCGGCTCAATCGGTCGGCCCAGCTGTTAAGTTTGATCGGAGTCGGTCTCGCGGTTTTCTATCCTTTTTCGAAACGCATTACTTCCCTCCCGCAGATGGTCATGGGCGTCGCGTTCGGCTGGGGATCGATCATGGCGTGGGCCGCCGTGCGCGATTCCCTTGAACCGCCGATGATGATGATCTTTCTGGCCAACCTTTTCTGGGCCGCGGCCTACGATACGATTTACGCCCTCATGGACCGGGAGGACGACTTAAAAATCGGCGTGAAGTCATCCGCCATCCTGTTCGACCGGCACGTCGGACTCGCCGTGGGAATTTTGTTCGGGCTCTCTTCCTTCTTTTTTGTGCTCCTGGGCTTGACCGCCCACCTCGGGCCCGTCTACTACGCCTCGATCGCCATGGTCACCGGATGGTTTACGATCCAGGCCCGGACGATCAGACGCCCCTTGAATCCGCAGATCGCCTTTTCGTTGTTCAAATCCAACGTCAGCGTCGGCCTCCTCGTTCTCCTCGGTCTATTCCTTGATTATCATTTATAA